The following proteins are co-located in the Hevea brasiliensis isolate MT/VB/25A 57/8 chromosome 11, ASM3005281v1, whole genome shotgun sequence genome:
- the LOC131170275 gene encoding phosphoglucomutase, cytoplasmic-like codes for MVIEDNIFGGDAIGVTNFGGLEGQIGVEAFDSANDYVKLMKFIFDFESIRKLCSSPKFTFCHDALHGVVGAYAKHIFVEQLSAQENSLLICVSKEDFGGGHPDSNFTYARELAASMGLIKSSPQVELTECGIAVDGKANRDMILSKRFFVIPSDLVAIIATNAYEVIKKNTGDDTSSFTYEAIFGED; via the coding sequence ATGGTAATTGAAGACAATATTTTTGGTGGAGATGCAATTGGTGTAACTAATTTTGGTGGGCTTGAGGGACAAATTGGTGTTGAGGCCTTTGATTCAGCAAATGATTatgtgaaattgatgaaatttatcTTTGATTTTGAGTCTATAAGGAAGTTGTGTTCATCTCCGAAATTCACATTCTGTCATGATGCATTGCATGGAGTTGTTGGGGCTTATGCAAAACATATTTTTGTTGAGCAGCTCAGTGCACAAGAGAACTCATTGTTGATCTGTGTTTCCAAGGAGGATTTTGGAGGAGGTCATCCAGATTCTAACTTTACTTATGCAAGGGAGTTGGCTGCTAGCATGGGATTGATTAAATCAAGTCCTCAAGTTGAACTAACAGAATGTGGTATTGCTGTTGATGGTAAAGCAAATCGTGACATGATCCTTAGTAAAAGGTTCTTTGTTATTCCATCGGACTTGGTTGCAATTATTGCTACCAATGCATATGAAGTCATAAAAAAGAACACTGGAGATGATACAAGTTCTTTTACTTATGAAGCTATTTTTGGCGAAGATTAA